A window of Hevea brasiliensis isolate MT/VB/25A 57/8 chromosome 14, ASM3005281v1, whole genome shotgun sequence contains these coding sequences:
- the LOC131173347 gene encoding putative B3 domain-containing protein At2g27410, with product MGRVLDADDGGCFDRMVAAIKLVEESILTAFVQQVRAEAMIKHDDRLAAYVPKKSRGHGQRVDKKPHSHSSLFLHVKSSGSKTENENKKRVSGKRCFQSGNSNEDEQKKKKLLKRLRPDRINFANFGLRTHTDMPEEWWHKIQAKGGIDVKLVIIKQMFATDLNTHHDRFSIPFKQIRDFSFLTNDEKRKLKEPKEKIPVTLMEPCGSESEMWLRQWNLKSSSTYVLTSSWKKVLERNHQGSLGKFKQNDIVQLWSFKHNGDLWLALFKVEEQ from the coding sequence atggGCAGAGTTCTTGATGCAGATGATGGTGGGTGTTTCGACAGAATGGTGGCTGCGATCAAGTTAGTGGAAGAAAGTATTCTGACTGCTTTTGTGCAACAAGTAAGGGCTGAAGCCATGATCAAGCATGATGACCGACTTGCTGCATATGTGCCCAAGAAAAGCAGGGGCCATGGACAACGCGTAGACAAGAAACCTCATTCTCATTCATCTTTATTTCTTCATGTGAAGTCTTCTGGGAGCAAGACCGAGAACGAGAACAAGAAAAGGGTTAGTGGCAAGCGATGCTTTCAAAGTGGTAACAGTAATGAAGATGAacagaagaaaaagaaattgcTGAAGAGACTAAGGCCTGACAGAAtcaattttgcaaattttggTTTGAGGACACATACTGACATGCCTGAGGAATGGTGGCATAAAATTCAAGCAAAAGGAGGCATTGATGTGAAGTTGGTGATAATTAAACAGATGTTTGCCACTGATTTGAATACTCACCATGATCGTTTCTCAATCCCTTTTAAACAGATAAGAGATTTCAGTTTTCTTACAAATGATGAGAAGAGAAAGTTAAAGGAGCCCAAAGAGAAAATACCAGTTACACTCATGGAACCTTGTGGTTCTGAGTCTGAGATGTGGCTAAGGCAATGGAATTTGAAAAGTAGCAGTACCTATGTGTTGACATCTAGTTGGAAGAAAGTCTTGGAAAGGAATCATCAGGGATCATTAGGGAAGTTCAAACAAAACGACATAGTGCAGCTATGGTCTTTTAAGCACAATGGAGATCTCTGGTTGGCACTGTTTAAGGTTGAGGAGCAGTAG